Within Topomyia yanbarensis strain Yona2022 chromosome 2, ASM3024719v1, whole genome shotgun sequence, the genomic segment AATTACCCATTTTTACTTTGTTGAAAGGAAACTATGAATTTTTCACTTTGTTGTGTGGAGTAGAAAGTATGCAAATTCTGACTTACATTCTATTTACACAAAAGAGAGTAaaaacaatatattcattttatgGGTAGTCCCAGTTTTCCACCAAATTGCCTACTTCATAGTTATAATAAAGTTTGTTGTGATTACCGTCTTGGTTATATATGGTTCTGAGAGTTGGTACTATCTGAGGATATTTCTGCAAATTTGTAGTTCCTACGGATGAAGATTCaaccttttatattttcttgGGAAGGTTATAGTATCATTTTGAGCGTTTACTGCGATTCTGGCGATGACTTATATGATTACTGTCCGCCctagaactaaaaaaaatgtttaaagtaTAATTATTTTATATCTTTATTTGCTTCAACAGctacaacaacagcagcagcagcagttggTTTTAGCAAATAATGGACCGATTGCGGCTAAAAGTCAACTAGAACAGCTCAGCAACATGCGCGAAGCCCTGTTCAGCCAGGATGGTTGGGGCTACCAGCACGTAAATCAAGATACCAACTGGGAAGTACCCGGTTCTCCGGAACCGGGAAAAGTAGACACTAATAATGCGGCCAGTGGTGGAGCGCCTAATCCTGCTGCATCCGGGTGGAAGCCATGCAATTCGAACAATGGCACCGAACTATGGGAAGCTAATCTACGTAACGGAGGAGCACCGCAACCACCACAGACTGTGCAAAAGGCACCTTGGGGTCCAGCGACCAATATCGGTGGTACTTGGGGTGAAGATGATGATTCGGGCGAAGCAAGTGTGTGGAATGGTGCCTCCGGAGCAAATCAACCGACGGCGGCACCACAAGCTTGGGGTCAAAATAGTCCCGCTGTGTGGCCACCAGGAGCTCCGGCAGGTCCAAATCCTGTTACTGTTAAGAAAGAAAATGAATGGTCTGGCGTGATTGGTGCTAATACTGGTACCGCAGCTCCAGTTCTACCTGCTGTTACAGGTTGGGATAACCGTGGTGGATCCGCTCCCCCTGTAAACATCACAGGCTCTGTTGGACAAACAACACCGCTCGAAGCAGCACGAGAAATTCGCGGTGATCCTCGTGGCATATCAGGGCGCCTCAATGGCAATGGAGGTATGTGGGATCAACCTAATGTTCAAAATCTACCAGCAGCTGCAAAAATCATCCAAGGTACTCTTCCTTCGGCTGCTGGCGGCATCAATAACCAATGGAATACGCCAGCTCCGAACAAACTTCCTGGAACTTGGGATGACTCTCCATCATCGATAAACACTCGTCCAACGCTCGATGATGGCTCCAGTGCATTATGGAATCAAGGTCCATTGTCACGTCAAAATTCCAACGTAGCCAGCTGGAAGGATATGTCCGATAGTGTCGTGCGCAATCCAATTCCGCGCGCTCCGCTTGGTGGTGCAGCTAATCTGCCGCTGGGTCCAGTAACTCGTGGTGTCCGATTAGGCGGTATGAATCCAGGAATGAAACCAGACACCAGCATGTGGGGTCAAAATCAAGGTCTACCTTTGAATAGCTCATGGGATGAGTGCAATTCCAGCGGTTGGGAAGATAAAGGACTAGGAAATAATGGCCCTTGGAATGACTTTGGACAAAACGCTTTGTGGAACAAGAACAAACAGGGCGGATGGCCAGATCCAAGCGATATGATCACAGGTGGTGCCGCTGGCTCTGGTTCCGATTGGACAATGAACAAGCCACCGAGCAAGATGAGCCCGGCGGAGTTCATTCGTAGCAGCAAGCAGTATCGAATGCTCTGTGAAAATGGTTTTAAGAAAGATGATGTCGAATTTGCATTGCGTTCTACAAATATGAATTTTGATGAGTCATTGGATATCTTGCAACGACACAGTGCTTTAGGAGGGTTAGGAGACTGGAGGCGTCCAGAGGATCATCCAGGAAGCGCTTTTGAAGCTCCATATTCTAATAGATTTCCGGCAGGTCCTGGAGCTGGTATGCCGTTCTCACAGGTTTTTGAATGTGTACTTAGCTGATTTCACATTTACTTACATGGTAATATTTTTCAGAATcaaaatttactaaataatATTCCTGGTGTGGGCGGAACAAACCCAAATCTAGCGGCGCTGAATAATTTGAAGTATCTTTCGCAAGGCCCATCAGTGCCTCATTCTTCATTCTCGCAAGGGCCAAATCCGATGGCCGCAGCAGGAGCGGGTACGGGTAATCCGCAAAATTCACAAGCACAACCGTCTACTCAACAACTTAGAATGCTCGTCCAGCAGATCCAGATGGCTGTTCAAACTGGTTTTCTCAACCATCAGATATTGAATCAACCTTTGGCTCCGCAAACTTTACTCTTACTGAACCAGTTGCTCAATCATATTAGGGTAAGTATTTGTTTGCTCATTTCAAATTCCAATACActgtttatatttatttttataaaattaatcgTCATACCGCGCTTCTTTCTTATCACTTAGCAAATGCAACACATTCAGAGTAACCTCGCTAGAAGTGGAGGAGCAACAGGAGTCAGCACTGTGCAGCTTACCatgcaaataaacaaacataaaGTGCAGATCTCCCAACTCCAGCAGCAAATAGCAGCACAGCAAGCAATTTATGtcaagcaacagcagcaacagcaacaacatCAACCTGGTGGTTCACATCAACCACCCGGAACGCCAGGAGCGTTAACTCCTGGTCCCGGCGCAGCAGATTTCCTGCGACAACAGGAACTAGTATCGCTGCAAAATAACTTCACCGACATGGCACTGGGCAAAGATCCAGGTGCCTCCACCGGTAACTTTCCGTCAAACGTTGCAACATCCGCTGCTGTAAACAACAATGCACCAGCAAACTCCGGAATAGTTGCTGGCAACGCAGGTGTTACTAGTCAACAATCTCGTCTGAACCAGTGGAAACTGCCAACGCTCGATAAGGACGGTCGTGGTGCTGGTGGCACAGATGATCTCACCGATTTCTCTCGCGCACCGGGTACGACTGCCAAATCAACACTGTCGACTACGAGTCCTAACATTGGCTCTCTAGGGCTGCAGGACGGGTAAGACATCTACGGGTTGACTAATATTCTGCTAAAGCCACTAAGAAAGGTTTTTATGTCGCAGAACCTGGTCATCAGGGCGTTCTAATTTGGTCGATGGTTGGCCTGATCAATCCTCCGGTGTGGGTGAATCTGATAACAAAGACTGGGCTCCGGCGCAGGATAATTCTGCATTCTCGGATTTAGTACCAGAGTTCGAACCTGGCAAACCATGGAAGGTAAAGGTGGCAGATTCCCCATTTCTGTTAATGTTGTGCTTTCATTTATGAAAtgggaaaaaatataaaatcattttatttgttCACTTATTTGCCCAGGGCGCACAGATGAAGATAGACGAAGACCCCAGTATTACACCGGGTAGTGTTGCACGCAGTCCCCTTTCAATTGCTACTGCCAAGGATGCGGATTTGTTTGGTACTGGAAGCAAGGCATCACCTACCGACCCGATGAGTTTGGCACCATCCACATGGAGCTTCAATCCGACTCATCCGACAGCGGGGGGAGCAGGTAAGTTAGTGGCGGGTGCTGGAAAAAATGCTTGGCCAGACAGTATTTCATCCACCGCAACAAGTACCAGCTCGGATCTCTGGGGAACTCCCATGGGGAAACCAACACGAGGGCCTCCCCCTGGATTGGGTGCTAGCAAGAACTCAGTCGCTGCTGCCAATGGCTGGACCGGCGGTGGCGGAGGACAACGTTCTGGCTCGATGAATAACTGGCCCAGCGGGAACGGCTGGGGTTCTTCGTGGCTTTTGCTAAAAAATCTTACTCCACAGGTATGTGCAGGTTACGTTTAGAAACATTATTGGGCAATGTGGTGGATTGGATTTGTGAATACTCTGGTTGTTTGAAAATGTCCTTAAAGGGCATGTAATAAATTGTCTTGAAAATGTAACATAACAGTTGCGTTATCAACCTTGCTGAAGATACAATATCATTCACATAAGTAGTGTTTATAAtatgtattttaatttttaattcaccGGTAACCTTTCTCGAAagcaaaataaatgaaaatcttTCAAATATGCGACCACCATCTTCCAGATTGATGGAGCCACCTTGCGAACGCTGTGCATGCAGCATGGACCATTGCAAAGCCTGCAATTGTATCTGAACCACGGCTTGGCGCTGTGTAAATACTCTACTCGCGAGGAAGCCAACAAAGCTCAACAGACGCTGAACAACTGTCCGCTGGGCAACAGCACTATCGGAGCTGAGTGTCCTAGTGACACAGAGGTACAGACGTATTTGCAACAACTGGGCGCTCCGACGGGCAATGTTGCCATCGGTGGTGGCGTCAACAGCAGCGGAAGCATTGTTCCACCGAGCAGCAGTGGAAGTGTCACCAGTGTAGCTCAATCTTGGCGCCAAGCTCCAAGAAGTGCTGGTCAGTATTTTCATTGTGCACGGATGTTATATGTATCGTGTATCCTAATGAAACATTTTTACATCACAGGCGCAGATGCTTGGGGCTCTGGTTGGCCACCTTCCAGCGCCGGCAGTGGCAGCAGCAGTTTGTGGGCTCCGCTTGAAGGAGCCACCGAGCGTGGTACTCCTTCCAATTTGAACTCTTTTTTGCCAGAAAGCTTACTCGGTACCGAACTAAACTAGAGTAGCTAACCGCATAGAATGGTCTCGAGCACTAATAAGGCGATGAAAGTTTATAATGACTTACTTATTCTCTTTTTCTACAAGGTTGTGTTTTTACGTatatttttaaaagaatactattt encodes:
- the LOC131678901 gene encoding protein Gawky-like; protein product: MIMKCSSRSPTITVFRLRSDRMMYGDNIPMLFIREWNGKRSIVTHATTVWNCATTASQQGTIAAYGNKSDYIYLTQSTDSNCESRQMLVIRFPLDDLGATQALVSHITELMRTTNTVTMKCDFNAYLNNVSISRNLALDESTNLSRHPVRAISAFQSVEAPSCRQGGSYTKFDDLLALVANEKALLKRAIQESRGRPLPRLRLCGGGEDSINNGTSAWGTPPSATNGTSAWGLANQQPPQAWAGTTGNNSANNNQQTTSQSQRQPSQLQDQNANKAPQQNPNGNNGSTPNAWNRNSTQPTGPNPNIANNNGQPSQQQQQQLQQQQQQQLVLANNGPIAAKSQLEQLSNMREALFSQDGWGYQHVNQDTNWEVPGSPEPGKVDTNNAASGGAPNPAASGWKPCNSNNGTELWEANLRNGGAPQPPQTVQKAPWGPATNIGGTWGEDDDSGEASVWNGASGANQPTAAPQAWGQNSPAVWPPGAPAGPNPVTVKKENEWSGVIGANTGTAAPVLPAVTGWDNRGGSAPPVNITGSVGQTTPLEAAREIRGDPRGISGRLNGNGGMWDQPNVQNLPAAAKIIQGTLPSAAGGINNQWNTPAPNKLPGTWDDSPSSINTRPTLDDGSSALWNQGPLSRQNSNVASWKDMSDSVVRNPIPRAPLGGAANLPLGPVTRGVRLGGMNPGMKPDTSMWGQNQGLPLNSSWDECNSSGWEDKGLGNNGPWNDFGQNALWNKNKQGGWPDPSDMITGGAAGSGSDWTMNKPPSKMSPAEFIRSSKQYRMLCENGFKKDDVEFALRSTNMNFDESLDILQRHSALGGLGDWRRPEDHPGSAFEAPYSNRFPAGPGAGMPFSQNQNLLNNIPGVGGTNPNLAALNNLKYLSQGPSVPHSSFSQGPNPMAAAGAGTGNPQNSQAQPSTQQLRMLVQQIQMAVQTGFLNHQILNQPLAPQTLLLLNQLLNHIRQMQHIQSNLARSGGATGVSTVQLTMQINKHKVQISQLQQQIAAQQAIYVKQQQQQQQHQPGGSHQPPGTPGALTPGPGAADFLRQQELVSLQNNFTDMALGKDPGASTGNFPSNVATSAAVNNNAPANSGIVAGNAGVTSQQSRLNQWKLPTLDKDGRGAGGTDDLTDFSRAPGTTAKSTLSTTSPNIGSLGLQDGTWSSGRSNLVDGWPDQSSGVGESDNKDWAPAQDNSAFSDLVPEFEPGKPWKGAQMKIDEDPSITPGSVARSPLSIATAKDADLFGTGSKASPTDPMSLAPSTWSFNPTHPTAGGAGKLVAGAGKNAWPDSISSTATSTSSDLWGTPMGKPTRGPPPGLGASKNSVAAANGWTGGGGGQRSGSMNNWPSGNGWGSSWLLLKNLTPQIDGATLRTLCMQHGPLQSLQLYLNHGLALCKYSTREEANKAQQTLNNCPLGNSTIGAECPSDTEVQTYLQQLGAPTGNVAIGGGVNSSGSIVPPSSSGSVTSVAQSWRQAPRSAGADAWGSGWPPSSAGSGSSSLWAPLEGATERGTPSNLNSFLPESLLGTELN